From the genome of Ananas comosus cultivar F153 linkage group 18, ASM154086v1, whole genome shotgun sequence, one region includes:
- the LOC109723734 gene encoding mitochondrial dicarboxylate/tricarboxylate transporter DTC-like isoform X2 has translation MATTEAKLKSHAGVWSTVKPFVNGGASGMLATCVIQPIDMIKVRIQLGQGSALHMTKTMLAQEGFGSFYKYQWNSDLPP, from the exons ATGGCGACGACGGAGGCGAAGCTGAAGAGCCACGCGGGGGTTTGGAGCACCGTGAAGCCCTTCGTCAATGGCGGGGCCTCGGGGATGCTCGCCACATGCGTGATCCAGCCCATAGATATGATCA AGGTGAGGATCCAACTGGGGCAGGGATCGGCGCTTCACATGACGAAGACGATGCTCGCGCAGGAAGGATTCGGATCCTTTTATAAG tATCAGTGGAACTCTGATCTGCCACCATGA
- the LOC109723734 gene encoding probable indole-3-acetic acid-amido synthetase GH3.2 isoform X1 produces the protein MKNPFCYADARPFDPYNVYTSPTAAILCPNPFQSMYVQMLCGLLLSDDVLYIGALFASGLLRALRFLRLHWPQLCHDLSTRTLNQAVVTDPSVREAVGELQIKGTAKQQQD, from the coding sequence ATGAAAAATCCCTTCTGTTATGCCGACGCGCGCCCCTTTGACCCCTACAACGTCTACACCAGCCCCACCGCCGCCATTCTCTGCCCCAACCCCTTCCAAAGCATGTACGTGCAGATGCTCTGCGGCCTCCTCCTATCCGACGACGTCCTCTACATCGGCGCCCTCTTTGCCTCCGGCCTCCTCCGCGCCCTCCGCTTCCTCCGCCTCCACTGGCCCCAGCTCTGTCACGACTTATCCACCAGAACCCTGAACCAAGCCGTCGTCACCGACCCCTCCGTCCGCGAGGCCGTCGGAGAGCTCCAGATAAAAGGCACAGCAAAGCAACAACAAGattga